Proteins encoded in a region of the Vicia villosa cultivar HV-30 ecotype Madison, WI linkage group LG5, Vvil1.0, whole genome shotgun sequence genome:
- the LOC131604637 gene encoding uncharacterized protein LOC131604637 codes for MIGYVENLEKLGFPLEKEIATDLMLQSLSDSFTQVVLNFNMNDMNKILPKLLSMLRTAEQNLKSKGNSILMGLQRSRELEKGEVDPRVGNGAKVAALAIGTYVLTLPSGLIIHLENCYYVPAISRNQWEESIDTPMDELEQKTQAVVEEQPSQVEQGQRRLSRIHHQPERYGYLINDQGDVLLMDQDEPEIYQEAISGPEFEKWLEAVKFEMDSMYTNQVWTLVEPFVGVNLIGCKWFFKKKTDMDGKILLAIATYHDYGIWQMDVKIVFLNRNLLKDVLHITHWKRCPYLATSENLARKCFSMKDLGEAAYILGISIYRDRSQKLLGLSQSTYIDKVLRRFNVHDSKKGFIPMQHGMCISKTQSPSTKEERDRMNKIPYASAIGSIMYAMLCTRSDVFYALSATSRYQYDPGDTHWVAVKNVLKYLRKTKDSFLIYGGHEELAVIGYTDASFQTDKDNFRSQSRYVFCLNGGTISWKSSKQDTVADSTIEAEYIVASNAAKESVWIKKFISELGIIPSIVDSIDLYCDNNGAIAQAKDPRSHQRSKHILGRYHLFRKIIDRGCEDMHNTYT; via the exons ATGATTGGGTATGTGGAGAACCTTGAGAAGTTGGGATTTCCCCTCGAAAAAGAAATTGCGACTGATTTAATGTTGCAATCATTGTCGGATAGCTTCACTCAAGTTGTCCTTAATTTCAATATGAATGATATGAACAAAATTCTTCCAAAACTGCTAAGTATGTTAAGAACCGCTGAGCAGAATCTGAAGTCAAAAGGGAATTCCATTCTAATG GGGCTACAAAGGAGTAGAGAGTTGGAAAAAGGTGAAGTTGATCCACGAGTTGGCAATGGAGCAAAGGTTGCGGCTTTAGCCATTGGAACTTATGTATTAACTTTACCTAGTGGTTTAATAATTCATTTGGAGAATTGTTACTATGTACCTGCAATTAGCag GAATCAGTGGGAGGAAAGCATTGATACACCTATGGATGAATTAGAGCAAAAAACACAAGCAGTTGTGGAAGAGCAACCTTCTCAAGTAGAACAAGGCCAACGTAGGTTAAGTAGGATACATCACCAACCTGAGAGATATGGATATCTCATAAATGATCAAGGTGATGTATTGCTCATGGATCAAGATGAGCCTGAAATCTACCAAGAGGCCATTAGTGGTCCTGAGTTTGAGAAGTGGCTAGAAGCCGTGAAATTTGAAATGGATTCCATGTACACAAACCAGGTTTGGACCTTGGTAGAGCCTTTTGTAGGGGTTAATCTTATAGGATGCAAGTGGTTCTTTAAAAAGAAGACTGACATGGATGGCAAG ATTTTACTTGCTATTGCTACATATCATGATTATGGAATATGGCAGATGGATGTCAAGATTGTTTTCCTTAATAGGAACCTTCTTAAGGATGT ATTACATATTACTCATTGGAAACGATGTCCCTACCTTGCAACAAGTGAAAACTTGGCTAGGAAATGCTTTTCTATGAAGGACCTAGGTGAAGCAGCCTATATATTAGGAATCAGCATCTATAGAGATAGATCACAAAAACTTCTTGGCCTAAGTCAGAGTACATACATAGACAAAGTGCTGAGACGCTTTAATGTGCATGATTCCAAGAAAGGGTTCATACCTATGCAACATGGCATGTGTATATCCAAAACACAATCCCCTTCAACTAAGGAAGAAAGGGATCGCATGAATAAGATTCCATATGCATCAGCAATAGGATCTATCATGTATGCCATGTTATGTACTCGGTCAGATGTCTTTTATGCTTTAAGTGCAACGAGTAGGTACCAATATGATCCCGGTGATACTCATTGGGTGGCTGTCAAGAATGTCCTTAAATACTTGAGAAAGACTAAGGACTCATTCTTGATATATGGAGGTCACGAAGAGCTTGCTGTAATTGGATACACCGATGCTAGCTTCCAGACAGATAAGGATAACTTTAGATCGCAATCTCGTTATGTGTTTTGCTTAAATGGTGGCACTATCAGCTGGAAAAGTTCAAAGCAAGATACAGTTGCTGATTCTACAATCGAGGCCGAGTACATTGTTGCCTCAAATGCAGCAAAGGAGTCTGTTTGGATCAAGAAGTTCATTAGCGAACTTGGCATAATCCCTAGCATTGTGGATTCCATTGATCTCTATTGTGACAACAATGGTGCTATTGCACAAGCTAAGGATCCTAGATctcaccaacgatccaaacacaTACTCGGGCGCTATCACCTCTTTCGAAAGATAATAGATAGGGGATGTGAAGATATGCACAATACCTACACTTGA